One window from the genome of Breoghania sp. L-A4 encodes:
- the meaB gene encoding methylmalonyl Co-A mutase-associated GTPase MeaB, with translation MSATDAVPDIETVRAGGKPALARALAQVETAEGSAGLALFLDKAASAARAHVLGLTGPPGVGKSTLTNALIRQARAQGKTVGVIAVDPSSRVSGGALLGDRTRLATDPEDDGIFVRSMAARDRLGGLSDHAIAAVVVMRAVMDLVIVETVGIGQSEADIAHVADTVVLCIQPGSGDSLQFMKAGVMEMPDVFAVTKADMGEAARRARADVEGALTLARPTGFKPPVVLLSASSGDGLEDLAEAIEAHRAWLAGEDQLERRRAGQARAWIIDAIRQRWGSEGLARADLAAPAHWADGDHPFQVIRQVDDELRQRFDSRNAVQ, from the coding sequence ATGAGTGCAACCGACGCCGTCCCCGATATCGAGACGGTCCGCGCCGGCGGCAAGCCGGCGCTGGCGCGCGCCCTCGCTCAGGTGGAAACCGCCGAGGGAAGCGCCGGTCTTGCGTTGTTCCTCGATAAGGCGGCGTCAGCCGCGCGCGCGCATGTGCTGGGGCTCACAGGGCCGCCCGGCGTCGGCAAATCCACACTCACCAATGCGTTGATCCGCCAGGCGCGGGCACAGGGAAAGACCGTCGGCGTCATCGCGGTGGATCCATCCTCAAGGGTCTCCGGCGGCGCGCTGCTGGGCGACCGCACGCGGCTTGCCACCGATCCCGAGGACGACGGCATCTTCGTGCGCTCCATGGCCGCGCGCGACCGGCTCGGCGGGCTCTCCGATCACGCCATTGCCGCCGTCGTGGTGATGCGCGCCGTGATGGATCTGGTCATCGTCGAGACGGTCGGCATCGGTCAGTCGGAAGCCGACATCGCGCATGTGGCCGACACGGTGGTCCTGTGCATCCAGCCCGGTTCCGGCGATTCCCTGCAATTCATGAAGGCCGGCGTCATGGAGATGCCCGATGTTTTCGCCGTCACCAAGGCGGACATGGGCGAGGCGGCGCGGCGCGCGCGGGCCGATGTGGAGGGCGCGCTTACGCTGGCGCGGCCCACCGGCTTCAAACCGCCCGTCGTTCTGCTGTCCGCCTCGAGCGGCGACGGGCTGGAAGACCTTGCGGAGGCGATCGAGGCGCATCGGGCATGGCTCGCGGGTGAGGATCAGCTTGAGCGTCGGCGCGCCGGCCAGGCTCGCGCCTGGATTATTGACGCAATCCGCCAGCGCTGGGGTAGCGAAGGGCTGGCGCGTGCTGATCTCGCTGCACCGGCACACTGGGCCGATGGCGATCATCCGTTTCAGGTAATACGCCAGGTTGATGACGAATTGCGCCAACGTTTTGACAGTCGAAACGCCGTACAATAA
- a CDS encoding tetratricopeptide repeat protein, whose protein sequence is MADPTIALLSGAPVSGLATRKAGPLVRLAAMSAIALLGLHGAAFAEAKAETPAVSTYPISFSGSYLAARFANKSRDFAEAATYYADALKADPQNAFLLDRAFTLKLANGEIPEAQKLAEQLIGIDRNNLLARLTLGTAALKERSFVAARKHLSQTGRGPLPELTGKLLSAWALAGAGKTNEALELIDTLQGPDWYAVYRAYHAGMILNLANRSEEAAARIAAAYKADQGALRIVQARARMLALAGEKDQALDVIAQFEKGLPGHPLMDETKAVIAAGRVPPPMIGSAQAGAAEVLYGLGSILGRDGGDEYPAAYLQLALHLDPKAELAMMGLSALFQQLGDHERTIEILSKIPETSPLKHRAEIEIGMNYNALDNIDQARAHLSKLVETTPPDLDALTALGTVLRSHDLFDEASKVYTRGIETLATPEEHHWPLYYHRGITYERTGRWKLAEADFLKALELFPDQPLVLNYLGYTWVDKGLNLDEALGMIQKAVELRPNDGYFVDSLGWVYYRLGQYDKAVAELERAVELRPEDPIINDHLGDAYWTIGRKLEATFQWSHARDLKPDADALAEIENKLKVGLNGKAPVPIVEKNGG, encoded by the coding sequence ATGGCTGATCCGACAATCGCCCTTCTCTCCGGCGCCCCTGTTTCCGGCTTGGCGACCCGCAAGGCCGGCCCGCTGGTGCGCCTGGCCGCCATGTCCGCCATTGCCCTTCTCGGCCTCCACGGAGCAGCCTTCGCGGAAGCAAAGGCAGAAACCCCCGCGGTATCCACGTATCCGATTTCCTTCTCCGGCAGCTACCTGGCCGCCCGCTTCGCCAACAAGAGCCGTGATTTCGCGGAAGCGGCCACCTATTACGCCGACGCGTTGAAGGCTGATCCCCAAAACGCTTTCCTGCTCGATCGGGCTTTCACCCTGAAGCTTGCGAACGGCGAGATACCCGAGGCCCAGAAGCTGGCCGAACAGCTCATCGGCATTGACCGCAACAACCTGCTCGCCCGGCTGACGCTGGGAACCGCCGCGCTCAAGGAACGGTCCTTCGTGGCCGCGCGCAAGCATCTGTCGCAGACGGGCCGCGGGCCGCTCCCGGAATTGACCGGCAAGCTGCTGTCCGCGTGGGCGCTTGCCGGCGCCGGCAAGACAAACGAAGCACTGGAGTTGATCGATACGCTGCAGGGGCCGGACTGGTATGCGGTCTACCGCGCCTACCATGCAGGCATGATCCTGAATCTCGCCAACCGCAGCGAGGAAGCCGCGGCCCGCATCGCGGCCGCCTACAAGGCCGATCAGGGCGCCTTGCGCATTGTCCAGGCCCGCGCCCGCATGCTGGCGCTGGCGGGCGAAAAGGACCAGGCGCTCGACGTCATCGCCCAGTTTGAAAAGGGCTTGCCGGGTCATCCGCTCATGGACGAGACCAAGGCCGTGATCGCGGCCGGCCGCGTACCGCCGCCGATGATCGGCTCCGCCCAGGCGGGCGCCGCGGAGGTGTTGTACGGTCTTGGATCGATCCTCGGCCGCGACGGCGGCGACGAATACCCGGCCGCCTACCTGCAACTGGCGCTGCACCTCGATCCGAAAGCGGAACTGGCGATGATGGGTCTGTCGGCACTGTTCCAGCAGCTTGGCGACCACGAACGGACCATCGAGATCCTCAGCAAGATTCCGGAGACGTCGCCGCTCAAGCATCGCGCCGAGATCGAGATCGGCATGAACTACAACGCATTGGACAATATTGACCAGGCGCGCGCGCATCTCTCCAAACTGGTGGAGACCACGCCGCCGGATCTGGACGCGCTGACCGCGCTGGGAACCGTCCTGCGCAGCCATGACCTCTTCGATGAGGCCTCCAAGGTCTACACCCGCGGCATCGAGACACTGGCGACGCCCGAGGAACACCATTGGCCGCTCTACTATCACCGCGGCATCACCTACGAGCGGACGGGCCGCTGGAAACTGGCTGAGGCGGATTTCCTCAAGGCGCTTGAGCTGTTTCCCGACCAGCCGCTGGTGCTGAACTATCTGGGCTACACCTGGGTGGACAAGGGTCTGAACCTCGACGAGGCGCTGGGCATGATCCAGAAGGCCGTCGAGCTGCGGCCCAACGACGGCTATTTCGTCGACAGCCTCGGATGGGTCTACTACCGGCTCGGCCAATACGACAAGGCCGTCGCCGAACTCGAACGCGCGGTGGAGTTGCGGCCCGAGGATCCGATCATCAACGATCATCTGGGCGACGCCTACTGGACGATCGGACGCAAACTTGAAGCCACCTTCCAGTGGAGCCACGCGCGTGATCTGAAACCGGACGCCGACGCCCTGGCTGAAATCGAGAACAAGCTCAAGGTCGGCCTGAACGGCAAGGCCCCCGTGCCCATTGTCGAGAAGAATGGCGGCTGA
- the cueR gene encoding Cu(I)-responsive transcriptional regulator — protein MNIGEAAEISGLPPKTIRYYEDIGLLTPARRGNGYRDYAARDVHKLSFLRRARSLGFVIEDCRQLLSLYEDKGRASASVKTMAEARIHDIDAKILELEALRQTLSSLVSACHGDDRPDCPILDDLAGLGMRSDGLGTAPAPTR, from the coding sequence ATGAACATCGGTGAAGCGGCGGAGATTTCGGGCCTGCCGCCGAAAACCATCCGCTATTACGAGGACATCGGATTGCTGACCCCGGCGCGCCGGGGCAATGGCTATCGCGACTATGCCGCGCGCGATGTTCACAAGCTCAGCTTTCTGCGCCGGGCTCGTTCGCTGGGATTTGTCATTGAGGACTGCCGGCAGTTGCTCTCGCTTTACGAGGACAAGGGCCGGGCGAGCGCAAGCGTGAAGACGATGGCAGAGGCGCGCATCCATGACATCGACGCCAAGATCCTCGAACTCGAGGCCTTGCGCCAGACACTCTCCAGTCTCGTGTCGGCGTGTCATGGCGACGACCGGCCCGACTGTCCGATTCTTGATGATCTGGCGGGCTTGGGGATGCGTTCCGACGGTCTTGGGACCGCGCCGGCCCCGACACGTTAG
- a CDS encoding NAD(P)-dependent oxidoreductase — translation MTDRPKVAFLGTGLMGAPMARRILGAGYSLSAWNRTPDKAAVLAPAGARVASTPADAVADADIVISMVFDGATVADLYFNQGAVDAAKPGALFIDMSSIQPSVARDLAARLAERGLRYLDAPVSGGTAGAEAGSLAIMIGGPIEDIEAARGVLEAMGRVTRIGPHGTGQLSKLCNQAIVGITIGAVSEALFLAEKGGADPAAVRNAIRGGFAESRILDLHGQRIVDRDFAPGGPARLQLKDLDNVLAAAGEAGVDLPLSRQMRDRYYSLVHELGGSELDHSALYLELEARNMADA, via the coding sequence ATGACGGACCGTCCGAAAGTGGCGTTTCTGGGAACAGGATTGATGGGTGCGCCGATGGCGCGGCGCATCCTCGGCGCCGGATATTCGCTGAGTGCCTGGAATCGGACGCCGGACAAGGCCGCGGTGCTGGCGCCAGCGGGTGCGCGGGTGGCGTCAACGCCCGCGGATGCGGTCGCGGACGCCGATATCGTCATTTCCATGGTTTTCGACGGTGCCACCGTCGCCGACCTCTATTTCAATCAGGGCGCGGTCGATGCGGCGAAGCCGGGCGCCCTGTTCATTGACATGAGTTCGATTCAGCCGTCGGTGGCGCGAGACCTTGCCGCACGGCTGGCGGAGCGCGGATTGCGTTATCTTGATGCTCCCGTGTCCGGCGGCACGGCGGGCGCCGAAGCCGGCTCGCTGGCGATCATGATCGGCGGCCCAATCGAAGACATCGAGGCGGCGCGCGGCGTGCTGGAGGCCATGGGGCGTGTGACCCGCATCGGTCCGCATGGAACCGGTCAGCTCTCCAAGCTGTGCAACCAGGCCATCGTGGGTATCACGATTGGCGCCGTGTCCGAGGCGCTGTTTCTTGCCGAGAAGGGCGGTGCGGATCCGGCCGCGGTGCGCAACGCCATTCGAGGCGGATTCGCCGAGAGCCGCATTCTGGACCTGCACGGCCAGCGCATCGTCGATCGCGACTTTGCACCCGGCGGTCCCGCTCGCTTGCAGCTCAAGGATCTCGACAACGTGCTGGCGGCGGCGGGCGAAGCCGGCGTCGATCTTCCGCTCAGCCGGCAGATGCGCGACCGTTATTATTCACTCGTGCATGAACTGGGGGGCTCGGAACTCGATCATTCCGCCCTATATCTGGAGTTGGAGGCCCGCAACATGGCGGACGCCTGA
- a CDS encoding nitrate- and nitrite sensing domain-containing protein, which produces MVIFSRFSIALRIAVLCLIPSVALVALGIQRLVDERGNAVRARIIAGVVELAPIVSGLAHELQKERGASAGFIGAKGSAFIDRLTAQRAETDAALARFRGAVPRAGGDLDYPAFSAPFGRAQSILAQLDETRREIDGRRIVVGEVAGYYTRLIGNLLSMVKSVSTIADKGRMVRSLTAYSALLEGKEHAGIERAMGANGFGSGTFDAAIYRRFVGLGATQTSYFEMVRDNAPKGAGELLATVLDGPVSESVQEMRDLAYSAPFGGDISAVTGPQWFAASTARIDELKRVEDVLARDIVAAAQAGAAVARSAFLMVATTLGLLLATLAALSIAIARSIATPIRKLSVDMRLLAEGDVGIDIAERRLHDEIGGMARAVEVFRDNAIAKTALETEADAAAAREEERKRETMNKLANDFDSAVGAIIVSVSETTNELKLASQGMSAMAEQTANQSTAVASASEEMSVNVQTVASATEEMGGSVDEIGRQAMLSSEKAQAASAAAAQSVGRVRALSGSVERIGGILGLIQAIAKQTNLLALNATIEAARAGEAGKGFAVVASEVKQLAAQTAEATEEISSQIGVIQGETNASVASIEEVTRAIEDLSGMASVIAAAVEEQGVVTREIASTIQQAALATEEVTGNITGVGQAAGDSSAAAAKVRDLAGMMAARAADLRTETDRFVATVRTG; this is translated from the coding sequence GTGGTTATTTTCTCCAGGTTTTCCATTGCACTGCGGATCGCGGTGTTGTGCCTGATCCCGTCTGTGGCGCTCGTGGCTCTCGGCATACAGCGTCTTGTCGATGAGCGCGGCAACGCCGTGCGGGCCAGGATTATCGCCGGTGTCGTCGAATTGGCTCCGATCGTCTCGGGTCTGGCGCATGAGTTGCAGAAGGAACGTGGCGCGTCCGCCGGTTTCATTGGCGCCAAGGGTAGCGCGTTCATCGACCGCCTGACGGCCCAGCGCGCCGAGACGGACGCGGCGCTTGCCCGGTTCCGCGGCGCTGTCCCGCGCGCTGGTGGCGATCTCGACTACCCGGCGTTTTCGGCGCCCTTCGGGCGCGCACAGTCCATCCTCGCGCAGCTTGACGAGACCCGGCGCGAGATCGATGGCCGGCGGATCGTGGTCGGCGAGGTGGCCGGCTACTACACGCGGCTGATCGGCAACCTCTTGTCGATGGTCAAAAGCGTATCGACGATTGCCGACAAGGGGCGGATGGTGCGCAGTCTGACTGCCTATTCGGCGCTGCTGGAGGGCAAGGAACACGCCGGCATCGAGCGCGCGATGGGCGCCAACGGGTTCGGTTCCGGCACGTTCGACGCGGCCATTTATCGCCGTTTTGTCGGTCTCGGCGCGACCCAGACGAGCTATTTCGAGATGGTGCGCGACAACGCGCCGAAGGGCGCCGGCGAATTGCTCGCGACGGTGCTCGACGGACCGGTTTCCGAGAGCGTCCAGGAGATGCGCGACCTCGCCTATTCCGCGCCGTTCGGTGGTGACATCTCGGCGGTGACGGGACCGCAATGGTTCGCCGCCAGCACGGCGCGGATCGACGAGCTAAAACGTGTCGAGGATGTGCTCGCCCGCGACATCGTCGCTGCCGCTCAGGCCGGCGCCGCCGTCGCCAGATCGGCGTTCCTGATGGTCGCGACGACTTTGGGGTTGCTGCTGGCGACGCTCGCCGCGCTGTCGATCGCGATCGCCCGATCGATCGCCACGCCGATCCGCAAATTGTCTGTCGACATGCGTCTGCTGGCGGAGGGCGACGTTGGTATCGATATCGCGGAAAGACGGCTGCACGACGAAATCGGCGGTATGGCCCGCGCTGTGGAAGTTTTCAGGGACAACGCGATCGCCAAGACGGCCCTGGAGACGGAGGCGGACGCGGCCGCCGCTCGGGAGGAGGAGCGCAAACGGGAGACAATGAACAAGCTTGCCAACGATTTCGACAGCGCGGTGGGTGCCATCATCGTTTCGGTGAGTGAGACGACCAACGAGCTGAAACTGGCCTCGCAGGGCATGTCGGCCATGGCCGAGCAGACCGCCAACCAGTCGACCGCGGTGGCGTCTGCGTCGGAGGAAATGTCGGTCAACGTGCAGACGGTGGCCAGCGCGACGGAGGAGATGGGCGGTTCCGTCGACGAGATCGGCCGCCAAGCGATGCTGTCGTCGGAAAAGGCGCAGGCGGCGTCTGCGGCGGCGGCGCAATCGGTCGGCCGGGTGCGCGCCCTGTCGGGGTCCGTCGAGCGCATCGGCGGAATCCTCGGGCTGATCCAGGCGATCGCCAAACAGACGAACCTGCTGGCGCTCAACGCCACGATTGAGGCTGCGCGGGCGGGCGAGGCGGGCAAGGGCTTCGCGGTGGTCGCCAGCGAGGTCAAGCAGCTTGCCGCGCAGACCGCCGAGGCGACGGAGGAAATTTCCTCGCAGATCGGCGTCATCCAGGGCGAGACCAATGCCTCTGTCGCCTCGATCGAGGAGGTGACGCGGGCCATCGAGGATCTGAGCGGCATGGCCTCGGTGATCGCCGCCGCCGTCGAGGAGCAAGGCGTGGTGACGCGTGAAATCGCATCGACAATACAGCAGGCCGCTCTCGCAACCGAGGAGGTCACGGGCAACATCACGGGGGTCGGCCAGGCCGCTGGCGATTCGAGCGCGGCCGCGGCGAAGGTGCGCGATCTTGCCGGCATGATGGCCGCACGCGCCGCCGATCTGCGCACCGAGACAGACCGCTTCGTGGCAACGGTGCGCACCGGCTGA
- a CDS encoding polyprenyl synthetase family protein, producing MGVVVSFEEKKQETGVAGLVALVASDMKLVNQLILSKAGSDVEMIPEVANHLISSGGKRLRPMLTLATARMFGYGDSGHVRLAAAVEFMHTATLLHDDVVDESDLRRGKLAARKLWGNQASVLVGDFLLGQAFKMMVEVGSMEALSVLADAAAVIAEGEVLQLGAAKNTETTEDEYLAVIKAKTAALFSAAAEVGPIIAGASVAERAACRSYGMNLGYAFQLVDDALDYGGKSADLGKEVGDDFREGKITLPVVLSYRRGSDEDRAFWKRCLEQGDIQDGDLERSIELIREHRALEDTVERARHYGAVARDALAPLAKSPHKQALLDVVDFCIERVH from the coding sequence GTGGGCGTCGTCGTTTCGTTCGAAGAAAAGAAGCAGGAAACCGGAGTTGCCGGTCTCGTGGCGCTGGTTGCCAGCGACATGAAGCTGGTCAACCAGTTGATCCTGTCGAAGGCCGGCTCCGATGTGGAGATGATTCCAGAGGTCGCGAACCACCTGATCTCCTCGGGCGGCAAGCGCCTGCGGCCGATGCTGACGCTCGCCACCGCGCGGATGTTCGGCTATGGCGACAGCGGCCACGTGCGGCTGGCGGCGGCGGTGGAGTTCATGCACACCGCGACTCTGCTGCATGACGATGTTGTCGATGAGAGCGACCTGCGGCGCGGCAAATTGGCCGCGCGCAAGCTCTGGGGCAATCAGGCCAGCGTATTGGTCGGTGATTTTCTTCTCGGTCAGGCCTTCAAGATGATGGTGGAAGTCGGCTCGATGGAGGCGTTGTCCGTGCTCGCGGATGCGGCCGCGGTCATTGCGGAAGGCGAGGTCCTGCAACTGGGCGCGGCCAAGAACACCGAGACGACCGAGGATGAGTATCTGGCGGTGATCAAGGCCAAGACGGCGGCGCTTTTTTCCGCCGCCGCCGAAGTCGGACCGATTATCGCGGGCGCCAGCGTCGCTGAGCGCGCGGCGTGCCGGTCCTACGGCATGAACCTGGGATACGCCTTCCAGCTCGTCGACGATGCCCTGGATTATGGCGGCAAGAGCGCGGATCTCGGCAAGGAAGTAGGCGACGATTTCCGTGAAGGCAAGATCACGCTGCCGGTGGTGCTGTCCTACCGCCGCGGCTCCGACGAAGACCGCGCCTTCTGGAAGCGCTGCCTCGAGCAGGGCGATATTCAGGACGGGGATCTGGAGCGGTCGATCGAATTGATCCGTGAGCATCGCGCATTGGAAGACACGGTGGAGCGTGCGCGCCACTATGGCGCGGTCGCGCGCGACGCGCTGGCGCCTCTGGCAAAATCTCCCCACAAGCAGGCACTGCTCGACGTGGTCGATTTCTGCATCGAACGCGTTCACTGA
- a CDS encoding 4-(cytidine 5'-diphospho)-2-C-methyl-D-erythritol kinase — MDDGSGSGAATIVARAKINLALHVTGRRSDGYHLLDTLVAFPDFGDRLSVEPAEALSLTITGPFGAGLPADESNLVMKAARLLANRADVKTGARLVLDKRLPLASGIGGGSADAAAAFRLLKDLWRVDITVAEMSALALEIGADVPMCLASKPLIARGIGDDITLLPPLPDAGIILVNAGAALSTPAVFRRLEDPDNSPLPAMPDHFDGADALCDWLAATRNDLEAPATALAPQIGKVLAALGARPEVMLARMSGSGATCFGVCRSARAATGAAARLGHDHPHWWVRAAALCTPR, encoded by the coding sequence ATGGACGATGGGTCTGGAAGCGGCGCGGCAACGATCGTCGCACGCGCGAAAATCAATCTCGCCCTGCATGTGACCGGCCGGCGATCGGACGGATATCATCTGCTCGACACGCTCGTAGCTTTCCCCGATTTCGGCGACAGGCTGAGCGTGGAACCCGCCGAGGCCCTGTCGCTGACAATCACCGGTCCCTTCGGAGCCGGTCTGCCGGCCGATGAGAGCAATCTCGTGATGAAGGCGGCAAGGCTGCTGGCGAACCGCGCGGACGTGAAAACCGGCGCGCGGCTGGTTCTGGACAAGAGACTGCCTCTCGCCTCCGGCATCGGCGGCGGCTCCGCCGATGCGGCGGCGGCCTTCCGGCTGCTCAAGGACCTCTGGCGCGTCGATATCACAGTCGCAGAAATGTCCGCCCTGGCGCTGGAGATCGGCGCCGACGTGCCGATGTGCCTGGCATCCAAGCCGCTGATCGCCCGTGGCATCGGCGACGACATCACCCTGCTGCCGCCGCTACCCGACGCCGGCATCATTCTCGTCAATGCCGGCGCTGCCTTGTCGACGCCCGCCGTCTTCAGGCGCCTGGAAGACCCGGACAATTCGCCGTTGCCCGCCATGCCCGACCACTTCGACGGCGCGGACGCCCTGTGCGACTGGCTTGCAGCCACCCGCAACGACCTCGAAGCCCCGGCGACTGCTCTGGCCCCACAAATCGGCAAAGTGCTCGCGGCCCTCGGCGCGCGACCGGAGGTGATGCTGGCCCGCATGTCGGGATCCGGAGCCACCTGTTTCGGGGTTTGCCGGTCAGCCAGGGCGGCAACCGGTGCGGCCGCGCGGCTTGGCCACGACCACCCGCACTGGTGGGTCCGCGCGGCGGCACTCTGCACACCACGCTGA
- the ppdK gene encoding pyruvate, phosphate dikinase, with the protein MAKWVYGFGDGRAEGAAEMRDLLGGKGANLAEMSNLGLPVPPGFTITTEVCTWYYDNGRQYPADLDTQVDAALTAIGDMTGRVFGDKDNPLLVSVRSGARASMPGMMDTVLNLGLNDQTVLALEAASGDARFAYDSYRRFIQMYSDVVLGVEHHAFEEILDIFKEGKGHALDTDLSPDEWKQVIERYKALVEEELDQPFPQDPREQLWGAIGAVFGSWMNPRANTYRALYNIPANWGTAVNVQAMVFGNMGDTSATGVAFTRNPSTGENALYGEFLVNAQGEDVVAGTRTPQNITEAARIEAKSDKPSLEKVMPEAFGQFLEICNKLEQHYCDMQDLEFTIERGRLWMLQTRSGKRTAKAAMKIAVDMADEGLISHEEAILRVDPAALDQLLHPTIDPAARRDIVATGLPASPGAASGQLVFTSDEAVELAGTEQKVILARVETSPEDIHGMHASQGILTTRGGMTSHAAVVARGMGKPCVSGAGSIVIDYRKETLTAGGRTFNKGDIVTIDGGTGELLAGAVPMLQPQLSGDFAELMEWADDVRRMKIRTNADTPTDARHARDFGAEGIGLCRTEHMFFDDERIIAVREMILAETETGRRTALAKLLPMQRQDFTELFEIMHGLPVTIRLLDPPLHEFLPKTEKGIAEVASVMGVDPERLRARTHALVELNPMLGHRGCRLAITYPEVAEMQARAIFEAAVAAAKTTGEPVVPEIMVPLVSLKPEFDFVKARIDAMAEAVAQETGVTVAYQVGTMIELPRACLRAAEIAETAEFFSFGTNDLTQTAFGISRDDAASFIGDYMKKGLIDQDPFISLDPEGVGELVQIGCERGRAQRPDIKLGICGEHGGDPASIDFCESVKLDYVSCSPFRVPIARLAAAQATLKARKG; encoded by the coding sequence ATGGCCAAATGGGTCTACGGTTTCGGGGATGGACGTGCCGAGGGTGCCGCCGAGATGCGCGACTTGCTGGGCGGCAAGGGCGCCAACCTGGCTGAGATGTCCAATCTCGGTCTGCCGGTACCTCCGGGTTTCACGATCACCACGGAAGTCTGCACCTGGTACTACGACAATGGCCGTCAGTATCCCGCCGATCTGGACACGCAGGTTGACGCGGCCCTGACCGCGATCGGCGACATGACCGGCCGGGTGTTCGGCGACAAGGACAACCCGCTGCTCGTCTCGGTGCGCTCGGGCGCCCGGGCCTCGATGCCCGGCATGATGGACACGGTGCTCAATCTCGGGCTCAACGACCAGACCGTGCTGGCGCTGGAAGCGGCTTCTGGCGACGCGCGTTTCGCCTACGACAGCTATCGCCGGTTCATTCAGATGTACTCCGACGTGGTGCTCGGCGTCGAGCATCACGCGTTTGAGGAAATCCTCGACATCTTCAAGGAAGGCAAGGGCCACGCGCTCGATACGGACCTGTCGCCCGACGAGTGGAAGCAGGTCATCGAGCGTTACAAGGCGCTGGTGGAGGAGGAGCTGGACCAGCCGTTCCCGCAGGATCCCCGCGAGCAGCTCTGGGGCGCGATCGGCGCGGTCTTCGGCTCGTGGATGAACCCGCGCGCCAACACCTACCGCGCGCTCTACAATATTCCCGCGAACTGGGGCACAGCCGTCAACGTTCAGGCGATGGTGTTCGGCAACATGGGCGACACCTCGGCCACCGGGGTCGCCTTTACCCGCAATCCCTCGACCGGCGAAAATGCGCTCTATGGCGAGTTCCTGGTCAACGCGCAGGGCGAGGACGTGGTTGCCGGCACACGCACGCCGCAGAACATCACCGAAGCGGCGCGCATCGAGGCCAAGTCCGACAAGCCGTCCCTGGAAAAGGTGATGCCGGAGGCCTTTGGCCAGTTCCTTGAGATCTGCAACAAGCTCGAGCAGCATTATTGCGACATGCAGGACCTCGAGTTCACCATCGAGCGCGGCCGGCTGTGGATGCTGCAGACGCGTTCGGGCAAGCGCACCGCCAAGGCCGCGATGAAGATTGCCGTCGACATGGCGGACGAAGGGTTGATCAGTCACGAAGAGGCGATCCTGCGCGTCGATCCGGCGGCGCTGGATCAGCTTCTGCACCCGACGATCGATCCCGCGGCCCGGCGTGACATTGTCGCAACCGGCCTGCCGGCCTCGCCCGGCGCGGCGTCCGGTCAGCTCGTGTTCACCTCCGACGAAGCGGTGGAACTGGCGGGCACCGAGCAGAAGGTGATCCTGGCGCGGGTGGAAACCAGCCCCGAGGACATCCACGGGATGCACGCCTCGCAGGGCATTCTGACAACCCGGGGCGGCATGACAAGCCATGCGGCCGTGGTGGCGCGCGGCATGGGCAAGCCCTGCGTGTCCGGCGCCGGGTCGATCGTCATCGACTACCGCAAGGAGACGCTGACGGCGGGCGGCCGCACCTTCAACAAGGGCGACATCGTCACGATCGACGGCGGAACAGGCGAGTTGCTTGCCGGCGCCGTGCCGATGCTGCAACCGCAGTTGTCGGGCGACTTCGCCGAGTTGATGGAATGGGCCGACGATGTGCGCCGGATGAAGATCCGCACCAACGCCGACACGCCGACCGACGCGCGGCACGCGCGCGACTTCGGTGCCGAAGGCATCGGCCTGTGCCGCACCGAGCACATGTTCTTCGACGACGAGCGGATCATCGCCGTGCGCGAGATGATTCTGGCGGAGACGGAGACCGGACGGCGCACGGCGCTGGCCAAGCTGCTGCCGATGCAGCGCCAGGATTTCACCGAGCTGTTCGAGATCATGCACGGTCTGCCGGTGACCATCCGCCTGCTGGATCCGCCGCTGCACGAGTTCCTGCCCAAGACGGAGAAGGGGATCGCCGAAGTGGCCTCGGTCATGGGCGTCGATCCGGAACGTCTGCGTGCCCGGACCCATGCTCTGGTCGAGCTCAATCCGATGCTTGGCCATCGGGGCTGCCGTCTTGCGATCACCTACCCGGAAGTCGCCGAGATGCAGGCCCGCGCGATTTTCGAGGCGGCCGTTGCCGCCGCCAAGACAACGGGCGAGCCAGTGGTGCCGGAAATCATGGTGCCGCTCGTCAGCCTCAAGCCGGAGTTCGACTTCGTCAAGGCACGCATCGACGCCATGGCGGAAGCGGTCGCGCAGGAGACTGGCGTCACGGTCGCGTATCAGGTCGGCACGATGATCGAGCTGCCGCGCGCCTGCCTGCGGGCCGCGGAAATCGCCGAGACGGCGGAGTTCTTCTCCTTCGGCACCAACGATCTGACGCAGACGGCCTTCGGTATCTCGCGCGATGACGCCGCCTCGTTCATTGGCGATTACATGAAGAAGGGACTGATCGACCAGGATCCGTTCATCTCGCTGGATCCCGAGGGTGTGGGTGAGCTGGTCCAGATCGGCTGCGAGCGCGGCCGTGCGCAGCGTCCTGACATCAAGCTCGGCATTTGCGGCGAACATGGCGGCGATCCCGCTTCCATCGATTTCTGCGAAAGCGTCAAGCTCGATTATGTGTCGTGCTCGCCGTTCCGCGTGCCGATCGCGCGGCTCGCCGCCGCCCAGGCCACGCTGAAGGCGCGCAAGGGCTGA